A stretch of DNA from Erwinia aphidicola:
AATCATTGAGCTGGAGGATGCGGTGGTGGACCAGCAAATTCCGCCGCGCGGTGAGCTCTCCCTGATCCGCAAGCAGCTGATTATCATGCGCCGCTACATGGCGCCGCAGCGTGATGTCTTTTCGCGCATCGCCAGCGAGCGGCTGACGTGGATGAGCGACGACGATCGCCGCCGCATGCAGGATATCTCCGACCGGCTGGGCCGCGGTCTGGATGATCTGGATGCCAGCGTGGCGCGTACCGGCGTGCTGTCGGACGAAATCAGCACCGTCATGGCGGAAGCGATGAACCGCCGCACCTATACGATGTCGCTGATGGCGATGGTGTTTCTGCCAACGACCTTCCTGACCGGCCTGTTCGGGGTCAACCTTGGCGGCATTCCGGGCGGGGGGTGGCGTTATGGATTTGGCGCATTCTGCCTGCTGCTGGTGGTGCTGGTACTGGGCGTTGCCTGGTGGTTAAAAAAACGTAAATGGTTGTGAAAAAGCACATTGAGTCGAGAAATTGCCGTAGAAAAGGGAAGTAAAGCTGATCGACGTCAATAAACGTGGTGCGCAATCGGAGCAATATCACTCCCGCAGGTGAATGCAACGTCAAGCGATGGGCGTTGCGCTCCATATTGTCTTACTTCCTTTTTTGAATTAATGCATAGCACATTTAATTCGTACGACGCCGGCATATAGCCGGCTTTTTTTTGCCCGTTTGCCAGCAGGCTGAGATGTCCTACGCTTAAGGTTCATGCAACACCTGAGGAGGAAGGCATGTTCACTGACAGCACAAAAGCGATCCGCAGCTCGGAACCGCTGGGTGACCCGGTTCCCATTCCCGATCCCATCCCTGTTCCGCAACCGCTGCCCGATCCGCCGCCCGACAATCCCGACCCGTATCCGATTATTGACCCACCGCCACATCGTTAAAGCAGCGCAGGTCGTGTCGCGAGAGACGGCCTGCCGGACAACGGATGTTTCCTGCCTGGCAAAACTTACGTATAATGCCCGCCTTAAAATTGTTACTTAAAGCAAGTCGTTCTCAGACTATCAGGGTCAAAATAAAGTGGTTATGAATCAAGTCGATGTAAGAAAAGAAACCCTTGAGTTTAATAAGCTCCAGAAGCGTATCCGCAGAAATGTTGGCAACGCTATCACTGATTACAACATGATCGAAGAGAACGACGTGGTGATGGCCTGCATGAGCGGCGGCAAAGATTCGTTTGCCATGCTGGATATTTTGATTGGCCTGCAAAAAGTGGCCCCGATCAAATTTGAGGTGATCGCCGTTAACCTGGACCAGAAGCAGCCCGGTTTTCCTGAGCATATCCTGCCAGCCTATCTCGATAGTCTGAATATCCCGTATTACATCGTCGACAAAGACACCTACTCGGTGGTGAAAGAGAAGATACCGGAAGGCAAAACCACCTGCGGTCTCTGCTCCCGCCTGCGTCGCGGTACGCTTTACTCCTTCGCCGAGAAAATTGGTGCCACCAAAATCGCGCTGGGCCACCATATGGATGACATCGTTGAGACGCTGTTCCTTAACATGTTCCACGGCGCGCGCATGAAGGCTATGCCGCCTAAACTGCGCTCTGACGATGGTCGTAACGTCGTGATCCGTCCGCTGACCTACTGCCGCGAGAAAGACCTGATCGCCTACGCTGAGCAGAAAGATTTCCCGATTATCCCGTGTAATCTCTGCGGCTCGCAGGAGAACTTACAGCG
This window harbors:
- the ttcA gene encoding tRNA 2-thiocytidine(32) synthetase TtcA gives rise to the protein MNQVDVRKETLEFNKLQKRIRRNVGNAITDYNMIEENDVVMACMSGGKDSFAMLDILIGLQKVAPIKFEVIAVNLDQKQPGFPEHILPAYLDSLNIPYYIVDKDTYSVVKEKIPEGKTTCGLCSRLRRGTLYSFAEKIGATKIALGHHMDDIVETLFLNMFHGARMKAMPPKLRSDDGRNVVIRPLTYCREKDLIAYAEQKDFPIIPCNLCGSQENLQRQAIKAMLTEWDKKTPGRVESVFKSLQNVSPSQLADRELFDFEQLPLDRSGDRAEYSFTEATVSSTNIDKSLYIDVANL